Proteins encoded by one window of Acinonyx jubatus isolate Ajub_Pintada_27869175 chromosome X, VMU_Ajub_asm_v1.0, whole genome shotgun sequence:
- the LOC106988548 gene encoding protein EOLA1 isoform X2 — MKFGCLSFRQPYAGFVLNGVKTLETRWRPLLSSHRNRTIAIHIAHRDWEDTAWRELLAERLGMTPAQIQALLLEGEKYGRGVIAGLVDIGETVQCPEDLAPDEVVALENQAVLTSLKQKYLTVLSNPRWLLEPIPRKGGKDIFQVDIPEHLMPLGQDAWRVRKVTEKPAKS; from the exons ATGAAGTTCGGCTGCCTCTCCTTCCGGCAGCCTTATGCAGGTTTTGTCTTAAACGGGGTCAAGACCCTGGAGACGCGTTGGCGTCCTCTGCTGAGCAGCCACCGGAACCGTACCATCGCCATCCACATTGCTCACAGGGACTGGGAAGACACCGCATGGAGGGAGCTGCTGGCGGAGAGGCTTGGAATGACCCCTGCTCAGATTCAGGCCTTGCTTCTGGAAGGGGAAAAGTATGGCCGTGGCGTGATCGCTG GGCTTGTTGACATTGGGGAAACCGTGCAGTGCCCAGAGGACTTAGCTCCTGATGAGGTTGTGGCGCTGGAGAATCAAGCTGTACTGACCAGCCTGAAGCAGAAGTACCTCACTGTGCTTTCAAACCCCAGGTGGTTACTGGAGCCCATACCCAGGAAAGGCGGAAAGGATATCTTCCAGGTAGACATCCCAGAGCACCTGATGCCCTTGGGGCAGGACGCCTGGCGAGTGCGGAAGGTTACCGAGAAACCGGCTAAATCGTGA
- the LOC106988548 gene encoding protein EOLA1 isoform X1: MKFGCLSFRQPYAGFVLNGVKTLETRWRPLLSSHRNRTIAIHIAHRDWEDTAWRELLAERLGMTPAQIQALLLEGEKYGRGVIAGGPWFLEGKTIVCFSLCSGLVDIGETVQCPEDLAPDEVVALENQAVLTSLKQKYLTVLSNPRWLLEPIPRKGGKDIFQVDIPEHLMPLGQDAWRVRKVTEKPAKS, translated from the exons ATGAAGTTCGGCTGCCTCTCCTTCCGGCAGCCTTATGCAGGTTTTGTCTTAAACGGGGTCAAGACCCTGGAGACGCGTTGGCGTCCTCTGCTGAGCAGCCACCGGAACCGTACCATCGCCATCCACATTGCTCACAGGGACTGGGAAGACACCGCATGGAGGGAGCTGCTGGCGGAGAGGCTTGGAATGACCCCTGCTCAGATTCAGGCCTTGCTTCTGGAAGGGGAAAAGTATGGCCGTGGCGTGATCGCTG GCGGGCCTTGGTTTCTGGAAGGAAAAACCATCGTGTGCTTCTCTTTGTGCTCAGGGCTTGTTGACATTGGGGAAACCGTGCAGTGCCCAGAGGACTTAGCTCCTGATGAGGTTGTGGCGCTGGAGAATCAAGCTGTACTGACCAGCCTGAAGCAGAAGTACCTCACTGTGCTTTCAAACCCCAGGTGGTTACTGGAGCCCATACCCAGGAAAGGCGGAAAGGATATCTTCCAGGTAGACATCCCAGAGCACCTGATGCCCTTGGGGCAGGACGCCTGGCGAGTGCGGAAGGTTACCGAGAAACCGGCTAAATCGTGA